A single genomic interval of Halobacillus halophilus DSM 2266 harbors:
- a CDS encoding acyltransferase family protein, with protein MKRDVFFDNAKLLLIFLVVFGHMIQPFTDGSVPMYTLYTWIYTFHMPAFIFLAGFFAKGSGHKDYIIQLAKKLILPYLIFQLAYTGYFFFIGKDGWLNGPFYPHWSLWFLFSLFCWHILLYWFKKIPPIIGITIAVEVGLVVGYFNDIGHSFSLSRTFVFFPFFLAGYWLTKEHVKLFRTRRAREIGLVVMALTAGLIAAFPEVSSGWLLGSKSYADLGNPEFGGLIRLMVYLLAAVMTVSVLSWVPGKEYRFSYLGGKTLYVYLLHGFFIQFFRQAEWFKVGSIFDILGLAIVAALIVYLLSSSIIRTLTQPLIEGRTQLIKHWWHRHSNKDSNYQP; from the coding sequence ATGAAGCGTGATGTGTTTTTCGATAATGCAAAATTATTGCTGATTTTTTTAGTGGTATTTGGTCATATGATCCAGCCGTTTACAGATGGATCAGTTCCCATGTACACCCTCTATACGTGGATTTATACTTTTCATATGCCTGCGTTCATCTTCCTGGCCGGCTTTTTTGCCAAAGGGTCAGGGCATAAAGATTACATCATTCAATTGGCTAAAAAACTGATATTGCCTTACCTTATCTTCCAGCTTGCCTATACGGGATATTTCTTCTTTATTGGAAAAGACGGATGGCTCAATGGACCTTTTTATCCTCACTGGTCGCTTTGGTTCTTGTTTAGTTTATTCTGTTGGCATATTCTGTTGTACTGGTTCAAAAAGATCCCGCCTATTATCGGAATTACCATTGCCGTGGAGGTTGGGCTTGTAGTTGGGTACTTCAACGATATCGGCCACAGTTTCAGCTTATCCAGAACATTTGTGTTTTTCCCGTTTTTCCTTGCCGGGTACTGGCTGACGAAAGAGCATGTGAAACTGTTTAGAACGCGGCGTGCAAGAGAAATAGGGCTTGTGGTGATGGCTTTAACAGCTGGACTTATCGCTGCTTTTCCGGAAGTAAGTTCAGGGTGGCTGCTTGGTTCTAAATCATATGCAGATCTGGGAAATCCAGAATTCGGCGGCTTGATCCGCTTAATGGTGTATCTGCTTGCTGCTGTTATGACGGTAAGTGTATTATCCTGGGTACCTGGGAAAGAATATCGTTTCTCCTATCTTGGCGGAAAAACTTTGTATGTATATTTACTGCATGGTTTCTTCATCCAATTCTTCAGACAGGCTGAGTGGTTTAAAGTAGGATCTATTTTCGATATCCTTGGTCTTGCTATTGTGGCTGCGCTTATTGTTTACCTGCTTTCAAGCAGTATAATCCGCACATTGACTCAGCCTTTAATCGAAGGACGCACCCAATTGATAAAGCATTGGTGGCATAGGCACTCTAATAAAGATTCCAACTATCAACCTTAA
- a CDS encoding aminopeptidase — protein sequence MTANQKQLEKYAELALEKGVNLQRGQGLIINAPIEAADLVRTISAKAYGKGAKNVHVEWGDEVLSYLKMKNAPMEVLENFPKWKAEGLEEMVADGYSLLSIYGPNPDLLKDVDSERVAKANKASAQALTKYRDYIMNDKTTWSIVAYPQKAWAEKVFPELSSEQAQDKLWEQIFQITRIDQEDPIEAWNEHNERLRQAREYLNKKQYRKLHYKAPGTELSIELVEDHIWHGGSATSQQGTEFNPNMPTEEVFTMPHKYGVDGKVTSTKPLNYGGNLIENFTLTFKSGKVVDYSAESGEDTLKHLLDTDDGAKQLGEVALVPNESPISKSGHIFFNTLYDENASCHLALGKAYPTNIKDGSSFDEEQMDHHGVNDSLVHEDFMMGSPELHIDGETKDGEFEPIFRNGNWAIEFE from the coding sequence TTGACAGCAAATCAAAAGCAATTAGAAAAATACGCAGAATTAGCCCTGGAAAAAGGAGTTAATTTACAAAGAGGCCAGGGGCTGATTATTAATGCCCCGATTGAGGCAGCAGATCTTGTTCGCACCATTTCTGCTAAGGCTTACGGTAAAGGAGCCAAGAACGTTCACGTTGAGTGGGGCGATGAAGTATTAAGTTATCTCAAAATGAAAAATGCTCCAATGGAGGTACTTGAGAACTTCCCTAAATGGAAGGCAGAAGGGCTGGAGGAGATGGTTGCTGATGGCTATTCTCTTCTCTCAATTTACGGTCCGAATCCGGATTTATTGAAAGATGTGGATTCTGAACGCGTAGCTAAAGCTAATAAAGCGAGTGCTCAGGCACTTACTAAATATCGCGATTACATTATGAATGATAAAACCACATGGAGTATTGTCGCTTATCCCCAGAAGGCCTGGGCAGAAAAAGTATTTCCAGAGCTTTCTTCCGAACAGGCTCAGGACAAACTTTGGGAACAAATCTTTCAGATCACACGGATTGATCAGGAAGATCCAATTGAAGCTTGGAATGAGCATAATGAACGTTTGCGCCAGGCACGTGAATATTTAAATAAAAAGCAATATAGAAAACTTCATTATAAAGCTCCAGGCACTGAATTGTCGATTGAATTAGTCGAGGATCATATTTGGCATGGCGGTTCAGCAACTTCTCAACAGGGTACTGAATTCAATCCGAATATGCCGACAGAAGAAGTATTTACCATGCCCCACAAATATGGTGTAGATGGTAAAGTGACGAGTACGAAGCCGCTCAACTATGGCGGGAACTTGATTGAAAACTTTACTCTTACGTTTAAGAGCGGTAAAGTGGTTGATTATTCAGCCGAATCTGGTGAAGATACTTTGAAACACTTGCTTGATACAGATGATGGAGCGAAACAACTAGGGGAAGTTGCGCTTGTGCCGAACGAATCTCCAATTTCTAAGTCCGGTCATATCTTCTTTAATACGCTTTATGATGAGAATGCTTCCTGTCATTTAGCTTTGGGCAAGGCATACCCGACTAATATTAAAGACGGTTCTTCCTTTGATGAGGAACAAATGGATCACCACGGTGTTAATGATAGTCTGGTTCATGAAGACTTCATGATGGGTTCGCCAGAGTTGCATATTGATGGAGAAACTAAAGATGGCGAGTTTGAGCCGATTTTCAGAAATGGAAATTGGGCCATTGAATTTGAATAA